In the Dolichospermum flos-aquae CCAP 1403/13F genome, CTTTCCCCTGCTTGTACCTGAGACTTTAGAACAACCGGATAACGAATCTTTAACCGTTTTAAATCTGTGGGATGGTCTATTCTTTGAGATGGTAAGACCGGAATCCCGATTTTACCAAACCATTCTTTAACTTGATACTCCAATAAATCCATTGAGACACACCTTGTATTGACAAGTCTAACGCGCTTTCTTAGATGCTATCTGATATTTTGCCCAATACCGAAAATTATAGAATTTGGTTTTGCTTAACTGAAAATTTATTTTGTCATTGGATTGTCTAATTTATAATCTAGCTGTATAAAAAAATAGAAGTCTAAATTATCACCCTTGACTGTATTCTTCGTGACAAATGTAACCTTCTGCTAGAAACTGATTCTATTGGATGTAAAACTAGTAGTTTGTCAAGATAAAAATGATGGACTGTAGTGTGAGCGTCTCGCTCACGCGGGCTTTTCGGCCCGCACTACCAAAAACCCGTCAAAATAAATTTGACGAACTACTAGTCTCTAATCCTAAATTCCCAGTCCCCTTGATAATCAAAACTATATAGAAAGAGTGGCAGTAACGCTTTATGGAAGCAACAGTTCAACAACAATATCTACAAGTTTTAAGCGATATCTTGCAGGAAAAATTAGTGGCTCAACTGCTTGATAGTCAGGATTTCCAGGTCAAATGCGCCATCAGAAATGATGAATTGATGATTTTAACTCAACATCCTGCCGATGTGTTAGTTGACACACAGCGAGTTTTTGAGGTGTTAGAACAAGCACTGCAATGGCAATTCAACTACCAAACTCAACGGGTACAATTTTTCTTGAGAATTGCTGGAGAAAAGCGTCCCTATGCTCAATATTTCCTAGATTTTCAAATTCCCAGTATAGATTCAGAACAAGAAACTGAGGATGAATTTCCAAGTCCTACAGTAGACAGAGAAAGAGAAACAGTGAAAATAGAAAATGAGAGAGACAGTCTCTTTATTTCTGCTGATCTTCAAACACCATCATCTCCAATTACAGAAACCGAAGACGAACCCATTACTGATTCATTTCTTCCCAGTTCCAAAGAATCTTTCTCAGATTATTTACTACCAGATTCACATTTATCTCTGGATGAAAACGAAGTCGAGAAAATTGAAGACATTGAAGAAAAGTTTCCTCCTTTTGCGAATATCGCAGACAAACCCAGAAAAAGACAATTATCACTATCACTTCCCCCCGTACCAATAATGATTGGTACGGCTGTAGTTATCGCCCTCCTTGCCAGTAGTGGTGCTTTCGTTCTCCATCGTGGTTGTGTAATTTTTGAATGTAAAGAATTACAAACAGCACAGCAATTTAAAAGTGAGTATCAGCAGCAGATCAAACGGACAAAATCACAAAAAGACTTATTAACAATGCAACAACAACTAGATAAAGTAGTTGCAGATTTGCAAGAAATTCCTGAGTGGTCTCCCCGTTATCAAGACTCTCAGGTATTGGTTAATAGTTTTTCTGAACAGTCAACAAAAATCAACCAGGTGCTAAAAGCCTTACAAATAGGATCTTCAGCCCAGAAAAAAACTCAAACTCCTCCTCAGAGTTTAGATGAGTTACGCAATAGACAAAAGTTGTGGAGAGAGGCAATTACCTCATTAGAGATAATTAAGCCAAGTCATGAACTCTATGGATTAGTAACAGCTAATTTATCAAATTATCAAAATACTCTAAAAACTGTTAATGATCAGTTGCTTAAAGAGGAAACATGGGTACAAAAAATTGCCAATGCCAAAACTTTAGGAGAAAACGCTACTAAACGCCAAGTCACTGCTAAATCTGCATCCGAATGGCAAAAGGTAGAATCTGATTTCCAGACAGCAATTAATACCTTAAAGATTATCCCTATAGATAGTTTGGAAACTGAGAATGCCCGCAAGCTATTAGCAGAATACCAACCAAAAATTATTGTAGCCCGCGATCGCGCTAAAAAAGAACAATTAGCAGCCACATCCTATCAACAAGCTATAAAAGCCGCTAATCAAGCTCAAGCCTATAGTAATCAAAATCAATGGCAAGGAGCAGTCAAGTCCTGGGAACAGGCTGTACAAAGTGCTAAACAAGTGGATCAAGATACTTCCTATTTCAATCAAGCTGAACCCCTGATTGAAACCTATACAGCATCTCTAAAACAGGCACAAGAACAATTCCAACTCTATGGTGATTTAACTCAAACTCGCGCTGAACTCAATAGCACTTGTACCAATACCATTAAGATTTGTACTTTTACTATCAAGAATCAGAAAATTAGTGTCCGCTTAACTCCTGAATATGACCGATTATTTCAAGCCAATAATCCACAAATACAAAGTCATTTCCAAAGCTTGAAATATGCTCTCACAGCCATTAGTCAAAATGCTCAACTTCCTGTATTTATCTATAATGCCCAAGGACAGGAAAGGTATATGCGGCAACCACAGTAGGGGACTGGGTAATTTTTACAAGAAAGACCTACGGTATACACACATCCTGACCCAGAGATGTTATCATGAGATTGATAAGGAAGAACTATCTTGCAATAATAAAACGACAAGATCCCCGACTTCTTAAAGAAGTCGGGGATCTGATTGATTCAAAATCATGGGTTTTACGTTAAGTTGACACCATTAAGCATTGCTAAACCCCTACCGGGAGAATCAAATAATTAAGCCGTGTTGAGTATAACTTTCCAATTGCATATATGTCATATACGTGACTCTAAGTGTGTGTCACAAAAAGATTATTTATAACTTAAAGATCACGGTTGTGTTTATAAATAACACATCTTACCATCATATACATATTTAACCTGTTTGGATAAGAATTTGTAAAGGTTTACCACTGCTCAACAGTGTCAAGTACCTCCCAGCCAGGGAATTAATTCCCTGTCTAATAGCTCAAGTCGGTTGAAACAGACTATTCTGTCGGTATTTATTCGAGAAATAGGATAATTTTTGATTTCGATGTCATCAGAGACTTGAGCCAGGGAATTAATTCCCTGTCTAATAGCTCAAGTCGGTTAAAACCGACTATTTTAGCGGTATTTATTCGAGAAATAGGATAATTTTTGATTTCGATGTCATCAGAGTACGTTTCAACGTACTTTAGCTATTAGCCTGGAACTTCAGTTCCAGGGCGGGTATGAAAGCTTAGTTACCAAGTGAAAAGGAAAAAAATATGTTTAGCAACTCTTTTCTCCGTCAAACCGCGACAACTATTGTTTTTATTGATGCCTCCGTTTTCGACTATCAGACCCTACAAACAGGAATTGTAGAGGGTGTAGAAGCGGTGATTCTTTCCCCAAATCAAAACGGAATTGAGGAAATTACGGACTTTTTACAACAACATCCCCAAATAACCACCATTCACATCGTTTCCCACGGTTCTCCAGGATGTTTGTATTTAGGCAATGGTCAACTGAATTTAGATAATATCAGTAAATATGCTGATTTATTGCCGCGTTGGCAAAGCGAGAACATTTTACTCTATGGCTGTAATGTCGCTGCGGGGGATGCTGGGGAAGAATTTATTCGCAAGTTACATGAGATTACCAACGCAACCATTAGCGCGTCAGCCACAAAAACGGGAAATGCAGCTTTAGGGGGAAATTGGGAGTTAGAGGTTAATATTCCCGTTACAGATGTAGAGACGTTCCATGGAACGTCTCTACATTATTTGTCGGATATTGTTTTTCGTGCAGACACCCTCAACACCTATCAGGGAGTATTTGCACTTACGTTAGTGGGAGAATGGGACTTTTTAAGCTATGCCTTGGCTGTGACAGTGGTGGGTAACTATGCCTACGCAGTAGGGGATACGTTGGATATTATTGATATTAGCAACCCTGCCCAACCTATTGTTAAGGGAAGTTACAACAAGCTTGATAGTATTTTTTCTTCTTGGTTATCTTATGGTGCTAAAGCTGTGCAAGTAGTAGGTAACTACGCTTATGTAGCTGATTTTTCTTCAGGACTGCAAATAATCGACATCAGCAACCCCACAAACCCAACCCTCAAGAGCAATTATAATACTTCGGGCGCGTCTAGAGGTGTGCAAGTAGTAGGAAACTACGCTTATTTAGCTGATGATAGTCAACTCTTAATAATAGACATCAGCAACCCCACAAACCCAACCCTCAAGGGCTATTATAATACTTCAGGCGGGGCTAAAGATGTGCAAATAGCAGGTAACTATGCCTATCTGGCTACTGGTAATTCAGGATTGCAAATCATCGACATCAGCAATCCGACAACCCCCACCTTCAAGGGCAATTATGATACTTCGGGCGAGGCTTTAGGTGTGCAAATAGTGGGCAACTACGCTTATGTAGCAGATGGTAATTCAGGACTGCAAATCATCGACATCAGCAACCCGACAACCCCCACCTTCAAGGGCAATTATAATACTTCGGGCGAGGCTTTAGGTGTGCAAATAGTGGGCAACTACGCTTATGTAGCAGATGGTAATTCAGGACTGCAAATCATCGACATCAGCAATCCAACAATCCCCATCCTCAAGGGCAATTATGATACTTCTCACTATGCTAGAGATGTGCAAGTAGTAGGTAACTACGCTTATGTAGCGGATGGTGATTCAGGACTGCAAATCATCGACATCAGCAATCCAACAATCCCCACCCTCAACGACAATTATAATATTTCTAACTATGCTGAGGGAGTGCAAGTAGTGGGTAACTACGCTTATGTAGCTGATGAAAGGTCAGGACTGCAAATCATCGACATTAGCAACCCGAAAACCCCCACCCTCAAGAGCAATTATGATACTTCTGGTGAGGCTAGAGGCGTGCAAATAGTAGGTAACTACGCTTATGTTGCTGATGGTTATTCAGGACTGCAAATAATCGACATAAGTAACCCGACAACCCCCACCTTCAAGGGGAATTATGATACTTCCGGCTTTGCTATAAGTGTGCAAGTAGTAGGTAACCACGCCTATGTAGGTGATTGGACTTCAGGACTGCAAATAATCGACATAAGTAACCCGACAGCCCCTACCTTCAAGGGCAATTATAATACTTCTGGCTTGGCTAAAGGCGTGCAAGTAGTAGGAAACTACGCTTATGTAGCTGATTTGTCTTCAGGACTGCAAATCATAGACATCACCAACCCAACAACCCCAACTCTCAAGGGTAATTATAATACTTCTGGCACTGCTTTTGATGTGCAAGTAGTAGATAACTACGTCTATGTAGCTGATGCTGATTCAGGACTGCAAATAATCGACATCAGCAACCCGACAGCCCCCACCTTCAAGGGGAATTATGATACTTCGGGCGAGGCTAGAGGTGTACAAGTAGTAGGCAACTATGCTTATGTTGCTGATTATTATGGACTGCGAATAATCGACATCAGTAACCCTTTAACTCCAACTCTCAAGGGGAATTATGATACTTCTGACCAGCCTGTGGGTGTGCAGGTAGTAGGTAATTACGCTTATGTAGCTGATCGTGAAGGTGGGTTAAAGATTATTGATGTAAGTGACTCGACTATACCAAACCAAGCACCCACCAACTTATTATTTAATGTCGCTTTCACCACAGCTACTAACATTCCTGGGGTGACTAATCCCCATTTCGTAAAGGTAGGAGACTTTAACAGCGACGGAAAACTGGACTTGGCAATAGCAAGCTATGTCAACAACAATGTTTCAGTTCTTTTGGGAACAGGCACAGGCAGCTTTGGTACTGCCACTACTTTTGCTGTGGGGGTTAATCCTGGTTTCATCGCAACGGGGGACTTCAACGGTGATGGAAAACTGGACTTAGCAGTAACAAACTTAAATCAGTTTAGTTCTGCCAATAGTAACATCTCAGTCTTGCTGGGAACAGGCACAGGCGGCTTCGGTACTGCCACTAACGTTGCTGTGGGGGCTAATCCCCTAGGAGTTACAGTAGGAGACTTTAACGGCGACGGAAAACTGGACTTGGCAGTGGCGAACGTTAACAGTGCAAATGTCTCAGTCTTGTTGGGAACAGGCACGGGCAGCTTCGGTACTGCCACTAACTTTGGTGTGGGAGTTAATCCCCTAGGAGTTACAGTAGCCGACTTTAACGGCGACGGAAAACTGGATTTAGCAGTGACGAACGCAAATCCGGGCTTTAATAACGTCTCAATTTTATTAGGAACAGGCACAGGCAGCTTCGGTACTGCCACTAACTTTGCTGTAGGGGCTAGTCCCTATAGCATTGCTGTAGGAGATTTTAACGAAGACGGAAAACTGGACTTGGTAACGACTAACTATTACGACAACAACATCTCAATTCTATTAGGAACAGGCACAGGCAGCTTCGGTACTGCCACCAATTTTGCTCTGGGAGTTAATCCCGGAGGGGTTACAGTAGCAGACTTTAACGGCGACGGAAAACTGGACTTGGCAGTGTCTGGCAGCAATAACATCTCACTGCTGTTGGGAACAGGTACAGGCAGCTTCAGTAGTCCCACTGCATTGACTGTGGGGGCTAATTCCACTAATGCAACTGGAGGAGACTTCAACGGCGACGGAAAACTGGACTTGGTAACTGCAAATGAAAATAATCTCTCAGTCCTGCTGAATCTTACCAGTCCTACCAACATAAATGAAAATGTAGCAGCTAACACAGTCCTTGGCTCTTTCATCACTATTGACCCGGATACAGGTAATACCTTCACCTACAGTCTAGTTACTGGTACAGGTTCAACCGATAACGCATCATTTACCATAGTTGGTAATCAACTCAAAACCAATGCAGTTTTCGACTTTGAAACCAAAAATAGTTATAGCATTAGAGTCAAAACCACAGACCAAGGGGGGTTAAGTTATGAAAAACAATTAGCTATTAATATTAGCAATTTACCTGAATATATTGCGATTGAATCAGTAGGTAATACTAAACTAGTCAAAGACGAATCCAACAACTACTTTACCCAAATTGGAACAAATACCCCAGTCGCTATCAAAAATGGTGGACAACAAATCTCCCAAGATATCTACGGTTCAGGATGGCAAACTATAGCCACAGAAACCGTTAATGGCGATAATCAAGTTCTGTGGAAAAATACTGATGGAAACTTCCTGCATATCTGGCATTTAGATAGTAACTGGAATTGGGTTTCTTCTGAAGGACAATACGCACTAAGTTCTGCTGATGCTTTAACTCAAGAAACTAATTTTGGCATAGATGCAAATGGTGATGGTATTATTGGCTATGCAATTATAGAATCAGCAGGTAATATCACCTTTCTGAAAGATGCAGCCAATAAATACTTTACCCAAATCGGAATAAATACCCCAATTGCTATTAAAAATGGTGGACAACAAATCTCCCAAAATATCTATCCAGGATGGCAAACTCTAGCCGCAGAAACTGTCAGTGTAGTTAATCTAGTAGCAGAAACCGTCAGTGGAGTCAATCAAGTTCTTTGGAAAAATGTGGCTGGAAACTTCCTGCATATCTGGCATTTAGATAGTAACTGGAATTGGGTTTCTTCTGAAGGACAATTCGCATTAAATTCTGCTGATGCTTTAACCCAAGAAACTAAATTTGGCATAGATGCAAATGGTGATGGTGTTATTGGCAGTGGTTACACCGCAATTGAATCAGCAGGTAATACCAAATTTGTTAAAGATGCCACCAACAAATACTTTACCCAAATCGGCACAAATACCCCAATTGCTATCAAAAATGGTGGACAACAAATCTTCCAAGATATCTACACAGGATGGCAAACTTTAGCCGCAGAAACCGTCAATGGAGATAATCAAGTTCTTTGGAAAAACATTTCTGGAAACTTCTTACATATCTGGCATTTAGATAGTAACTGGAATTTGCTTTCTGGTGAAGGACAATACGCACTAAGTTCGGCTGATTCTTTAACTCAAGAAACTAAATTTGGTATAGATGCTAATGGTGATGGCAAAATTGGCTATGCCATTATAGAAGCAAGCGGTAATACCACCTTTCTCAAAGATGCCACCAACAAATACTTTACCCAAATTGGAACAGCTAACCCAACCGCTATCAAAAATGGTGGACAACCAATCTACCAAGATATCTACTCAGGATGGCAAACTATAGCCGCAGAAAACGTTAATGGCGATAATCAAGTTCTTTGGAAAAATACTGATGGAAACTTCCTGCATATCTGGCATTTAGATAGTAACTGGAATTGGGTTTCTTCCGAAGGACAATACGCATTAAATTCTGCTGATGGTTTGGCTAAAGAAACTGTTTTTGGTATAGATGCTAATAGTGATGGTAAAATCGGTAATCCTTCTAGTCTGACTCTGACAGGAACTAGTGGTAACGATATCCTCATCGGTGGCGCAAATAGTGATACCTTCAATGGTGGTTTAGGTAACGATATCCTGTATTTAGGTTTAAATGATAATGCTGTGGATAATGTTAACTATGCTTCTGGTGATGGTACAGACACAGTTTATCAGTTTGTGCGCGGTGTCGGTGGCGGTGGCGATAAACTGAATTTTACAGGTATTGCCAATCTTGATGTGGTTACATTGGGTGCAAATACAGAAGTCCGAATTGGTGATGGTATTGCTGCTAATACTGGTTTTGGCACAGGACAGTTATTGATTACTTTATCAAGTACAAATGGTTTCACTAACGCTGATGTGAATGTTAATTTGTTTGGTAGTAACTTCCTATTTAACTAGTTGGTAATTTATCTACCTAGTACATCACGGCGTAAATAAAGCAACCATATTCAATCGCCAAAAAGCCTACTGTATATTAGTTTTGACTTTTGACTTTTGACTTCCGCCCTGCGGTACTAGTGGTTTGTCCAGCTAAAAATTGTGAGATTGAGGGAAAATAGAGAGGCTATTAACTCTAAACCTCATCCATACAGCACTTTCCGGTGTTATGAGGTACATATCCAGCGGGCAAGACTTGTACTGAGCTTGCGATGCCCTGAGCCTATCGAAGGGTCGAAGTATGCCCGCACTACAAGAGTTTCATAATTCAAGTTTGTACCTCATTAGAGCGAAATATGCTGTAAATAGAAAATTGACAGACCACTAGTCGGTCTTAACCGACTTTAGCTATAAGACAGGGAATTTATTCCCTGGCTTCCTGGCTTACTCCCCATTAATATAATCACCCCATCATGTTTCGCCAAAAAGCGCAAAAACGCCAACCCAAAAAAGAGATTTATGGTATTGACAAACAATTTTAAAAATGTTA is a window encoding:
- a CDS encoding FG-GAP-like repeat-containing protein encodes the protein MFSNSFLRQTATTIVFIDASVFDYQTLQTGIVEGVEAVILSPNQNGIEEITDFLQQHPQITTIHIVSHGSPGCLYLGNGQLNLDNISKYADLLPRWQSENILLYGCNVAAGDAGEEFIRKLHEITNATISASATKTGNAALGGNWELEVNIPVTDVETFHGTSLHYLSDIVFRADTLNTYQGVFALTLVGEWDFLSYALAVTVVGNYAYAVGDTLDIIDISNPAQPIVKGSYNKLDSIFSSWLSYGAKAVQVVGNYAYVADFSSGLQIIDISNPTNPTLKSNYNTSGASRGVQVVGNYAYLADDSQLLIIDISNPTNPTLKGYYNTSGGAKDVQIAGNYAYLATGNSGLQIIDISNPTTPTFKGNYDTSGEALGVQIVGNYAYVADGNSGLQIIDISNPTTPTFKGNYNTSGEALGVQIVGNYAYVADGNSGLQIIDISNPTIPILKGNYDTSHYARDVQVVGNYAYVADGDSGLQIIDISNPTIPTLNDNYNISNYAEGVQVVGNYAYVADERSGLQIIDISNPKTPTLKSNYDTSGEARGVQIVGNYAYVADGYSGLQIIDISNPTTPTFKGNYDTSGFAISVQVVGNHAYVGDWTSGLQIIDISNPTAPTFKGNYNTSGLAKGVQVVGNYAYVADLSSGLQIIDITNPTTPTLKGNYNTSGTAFDVQVVDNYVYVADADSGLQIIDISNPTAPTFKGNYDTSGEARGVQVVGNYAYVADYYGLRIIDISNPLTPTLKGNYDTSDQPVGVQVVGNYAYVADREGGLKIIDVSDSTIPNQAPTNLLFNVAFTTATNIPGVTNPHFVKVGDFNSDGKLDLAIASYVNNNVSVLLGTGTGSFGTATTFAVGVNPGFIATGDFNGDGKLDLAVTNLNQFSSANSNISVLLGTGTGGFGTATNVAVGANPLGVTVGDFNGDGKLDLAVANVNSANVSVLLGTGTGSFGTATNFGVGVNPLGVTVADFNGDGKLDLAVTNANPGFNNVSILLGTGTGSFGTATNFAVGASPYSIAVGDFNEDGKLDLVTTNYYDNNISILLGTGTGSFGTATNFALGVNPGGVTVADFNGDGKLDLAVSGSNNISLLLGTGTGSFSSPTALTVGANSTNATGGDFNGDGKLDLVTANENNLSVLLNLTSPTNINENVAANTVLGSFITIDPDTGNTFTYSLVTGTGSTDNASFTIVGNQLKTNAVFDFETKNSYSIRVKTTDQGGLSYEKQLAINISNLPEYIAIESVGNTKLVKDESNNYFTQIGTNTPVAIKNGGQQISQDIYGSGWQTIATETVNGDNQVLWKNTDGNFLHIWHLDSNWNWVSSEGQYALSSADALTQETNFGIDANGDGIIGYAIIESAGNITFLKDAANKYFTQIGINTPIAIKNGGQQISQNIYPGWQTLAAETVSVVNLVAETVSGVNQVLWKNVAGNFLHIWHLDSNWNWVSSEGQFALNSADALTQETKFGIDANGDGVIGSGYTAIESAGNTKFVKDATNKYFTQIGTNTPIAIKNGGQQIFQDIYTGWQTLAAETVNGDNQVLWKNISGNFLHIWHLDSNWNLLSGEGQYALSSADSLTQETKFGIDANGDGKIGYAIIEASGNTTFLKDATNKYFTQIGTANPTAIKNGGQPIYQDIYSGWQTIAAENVNGDNQVLWKNTDGNFLHIWHLDSNWNWVSSEGQYALNSADGLAKETVFGIDANSDGKIGNPSSLTLTGTSGNDILIGGANSDTFNGGLGNDILYLGLNDNAVDNVNYASGDGTDTVYQFVRGVGGGGDKLNFTGIANLDVVTLGANTEVRIGDGIAANTGFGTGQLLITLSSTNGFTNADVNVNLFGSNFLFN